Proteins co-encoded in one Cinclus cinclus chromosome Z, bCinCin1.1, whole genome shotgun sequence genomic window:
- the LOC134056985 gene encoding acrosin-like, producing the protein MAYDYDTMAPDYGELHIIGGTGVQPGAWAGIVSIQDPWEPGAGHICGGSLISTEWVLTAAHCFINARNSNMWHVVMGATRLTQLVPEVQVRQIKLLRVHEHYIPGEERNDIALLKLDQPVVCSHYVQLGCVPDATLKVSELKTCYIAGWSSTTTRAQRQSDVLQEAKVHLIDVQLCNSSLWYTGAIHAQNLCAGYPVGGINPCQGDSGGPLVCKDNNAAFFWLIGVTSWGKSCERANQPGVYTSIQHFYDWILVQIDPQPDGKASRHSMTALTTLQTPRPIPTPLDRFSSSPFSLQKLVEFFTWVQELFQDLRRKLDREAG; encoded by the exons ATGGCTTATGACTATGACACCATGGCTCCTGACTATGGCGAACTGCACATCATCGGTGGCACAGGtgtccagccaggagcctgggctgGGATTGTCAGCATCCAGGATCCCTGGGAACCAGGCGCAGGGCATATTTGTGGAGGGTCCCTCATCAGCACAGAGTGGGTTCTCACAGCTGCCCACTGCTTCATCAATGCCAG AAACAGCAACATGTGGCACGTGGTAATGGGGGCCACCCGGTTGACTCAGCTGGTTCCTGAGGTGCAAGTGCGCCAGATTAAGCTGCTACGGGTTCATGAACACTATATTCCTGGTGAGGAGAGGAATGACATTGCCTTGCTGAAATTGGACCAGCCTGTCGTGTGCAGCCACTATGtacagctgggctgtgtgcctGACGCCACATTGAAAGTGTCGGAGCTGAAAACCTGTTATATTGCTGGTTGGAGTTCTACCACTACAAGAG CTCAAAGACAGAGTGATGTCCTGCAGGAGGCCAAGGTCCACCTCATTGATGTCCAGCTCTGTAACAGCAGCCTCTGGTACACAGGAGCCATCCATGCTCAAAACTTGTGTGCTGGTTACCCAGTGGGGGGCATCAACCCCTGCCAG GGTGACAGCGGTGGTCCCCTGGTGTGCAAAGATAACAATGCTGCCTTCTTCTGGCTCATTGGTGTAACCAGCTGGGGAAAAAGCTGTGAGAGAGCAAACCAGCCTGGAGTCTACACCTCCATTCAGCACTTCTATGACTGGATCCTGGTCCAGATAGACCCACAGCCAGATGGAAAGGCATCAAGACATTCAATGACTGCCCTAACCACTCTCCAGACGCCAAGGCCAATACCAACACCATTGGATAGGTTTAGTTCCAGCCCATTTTCACTCCAGAAGCTGGTAGAATTTTTTACTTGGGTGCAGGAGCTCTTTCAGGACCTAAGGAGAAAACTGGATAGAGAAGCAGGATGA
- the PUM3 gene encoding pumilio homolog 3, translating to MENKGKKKFVGNSGKGPRSKAPHWKRKFKKDDDSGLPKKVFKKGDEEGKPKSISKKFAKGQLRPGKATVKQFKNKQQPEKFAKKRKLQDSEEGGSDSKKPKWNDFKKKMKELKQTRQINDKSNYDIIVKSKQIWENMRRKKCDKEKREKLMNELQKLLHGKIKNLAFAHDSTRVIQCFIQYGNEKQRQETFEELKDSLIELSKSKYSRNIVKKFLMYGTKAQVAEIIKSFRGHVRKMLRHAEASAVVEYAYNDKAILEQRNMLTEELYGNTFQVYKTPAVPTLDKVLEAQPEKREAILDEMKQILTPMAQKEAVIKHSLVHKVFLDFFTHALPKQRSEMIEAIREAVIYLAHTHDGARVAMHCLWHGTPKDRKVIVKTMKMYVEKIATGEFSHLVLLAAFDCIDDTKLVKQLIISEIKASLPDIINNKYGKKVLLYLLSPRDPAHFVPEIITLLQQGDGNAYSKKNTELRHHELLEAISSPLLEYLQEHTQEVVIDKATFVLVADILRTALGDIQPALDAIAKLAAEELVPGGRDGQLHIAEHPAGHLVLKWLIEQDEKMKESGKEVCFGRTLVEHVGMENLKTWAEVNRGAIILCCLLRSTDEKVVSTVKKGLKKLIPKLKRNRDVKGIEALLEKLTS from the exons ATGGAGAACAAGGGTAAAAAGAAGTTTGTGGGGAACAGTGGGAAAGGACCTCGTAGTAAAGCGCCgcactggaaaaggaaatttaaaaaggaTGATG ATTCAGGTCTACCAAAGAAAGTCTTTAAGAaaggagatgaggaaggaaaGCCTAAATCCATTTCCAAGAAATTTGCTAAAGGACAGTTAAGACCTGGAAAAGCTACTGTCAAACAATTCAAGAATAAACAGCAACCAGAAAAGTttgcaaagaagagaaaactcCAGGACAGTGAAGAGGGAG GGTCAGATTCTAAGAAGCCAAAATGGAAtgacttcaaaaagaaaatgaaagagttAAAGCAAACTAGACAAATTAATGATAAAAGTAATTATGACATAATtgtaaaatcaaaacaaatatgGGAAAACATGAGAAG GAAGAAATGTGATAAGGAGAAACGAGAAAAGCTGATGAATGAACTACAAAAGCTTCTTcatgggaaaattaaaaat CTGGCATTTGCGCACGATTCAACCCGAGTGATCCAGTGCTTTATTCAGTAtggtaatgagaagcaaaggcAAGAGACTTTTGAAGAATTGAAag ATAGCCTAATAGAGTTGAGCAAGTCAAAGTATTCCAGAAATATTGTGAAGAAGTTTCTTATGTATGG GACGAAAGCTCAAGttgcagaaataataaaaagttttaGAGGCCATGTGAGAAAAATGCTGCGTCATGCTGAAGCATCTGCTGTAGTGGAATATGCATATAATGACAAAGCCATTCTGGAGCAGAGGAATATGCTTACAGAAGAGCTATATGGGAACACTTTCCAGGTTTACAAG ACACCGGCTGTCCCAACACTGGATAAAGTGCTAGAAGCTCAACCTGAAAAGAGAGAGGCCATCCTGGATGAAATGAAGCAGATTCTTACACCAATGGCACAAAA AGAGGCGGTGATCAAGCACTCACTGGTACATAAAGTATTTTTGGACTTTTTCACTCATGCTCTTCCGAAACAAAGATCT GAAATGATAGAAGCTATCAGAGAGGCTGTCATCTACCTGGCACACACTCACGATGGAGCCCGAGTAGCAATGCACTGTTTATGGCATGGCACTCCCAAG GACAGAAAAGTAATTGTGAAAACTATGAAGATGTATGTTGAAAAGATAGCTACG GGTGAATTTTCTCATCTGGTCTTGCTGGCAGCATTTGATTGCATCGATGACACTAAACTAGTGAAGCAGTTAATTATATCA GAAATAAAGGCTTCTTTGCCTGATATAATAAACAACAAATATGGAAAGAAAGTCCTGTTGTACTTGCTAAGTCCTAGAGATCCTGCACATTTTGTTCCAGAAATCATCACACTTCTACAACAGGGAGATGGAAATGCCTATAG TAAGAAGAATACTGAGCTCCGTCACCATGAACTTCTGGAAGCCATTTCTTCACCTCTGCTGGAATATTTGCAAGAACATACCCAAGAAGTAGTGATAGACAAAGCTACTTTTGTCTTGGTTGCTGATATTCTAAGAACAGCTCTTGGTGACATCCAGCCTGCACTAGATGCAATTGCTAAGTTAGCAGCAGAAGAGCTGGTTCCAGGGGGCCGTGATGGACAG CTTCACATTGCAGAACATCCGGCAGGCCATCTAGTTTTGAAATGGTTAATAGAGCaagatgaaaaaatgaaagagagtGGAAAAGAAG tttgctttgGTAGAACACTGGTGGAACATGTTGGTATGGAGAATCTGAAGACCTGGGCAGAAGTAAATCGAGGCGCCATTATTCTTTGTTG